A window from Sus scrofa isolate TJ Tabasco breed Duroc chromosome 2, Sscrofa11.1, whole genome shotgun sequence encodes these proteins:
- the LOC100512520 gene encoding olfactory receptor 18-like, translating to MEPQNHTHSSEFFLLSLSDDPDLQPLLFGLLLSMYLVTLLGNLLIILTVSSDSHLHTPMYFFLSNLSLADISISTTTVPKMLVNLQTHSKSIIYAGCLTQVMLFPLFACLESLLLTVMAYDRLVAICHPLHYLVIMNPRLCGLLVLVSFSVSLLDSQLHYLMMSQLTFCADVEIPHFFCELSQLLKLACSDISINIILMYFSGAILAGIPLSGILYSYIRILSSILRVSSSGGRYKAFSTCGSHLSVVCLFFGTGLGVYLSSAVSSSSRKGAVVSMMYTVVIPMLNPFIYSLRNRDIKHALWRIITRVG from the coding sequence atggaaccacagaatcaTACACATTCCTCAGAATTCTTCCTCCTGAGCCTCTCAGATGATCCAGACCTACAACCCCTTCTCTTTGGGCTCCTCCTGTCCATGTACCTAGTGACCCTgcttgggaacctgctcatcatcctgacTGTCAGCTctgattcccacctccacacacccatgtacttcttcctttccaatttgtccTTGGCCGACATCAGTATCAGCACCACCACTGTCCCCAAGATGCTAGTGAACCTCCAGACACACAGCAAATCCATCATCTATGCAGGCTGCCTAACACAAGTgatgctttttcctctttttgcctgTTTGGAGAGTCTACTTCTGAcagtcatggcctatgaccggttGGTAGCCATTTGTCACCCCCTACACTACCTGGTTATCATGAACCCTCGCCTCTGTGGCTTGCTGGTCCTGGTATCATTTTCCGTCAGCCTTTTGGACTCCCAGTTGCACTACCTGATGATGTCACAGCTCACCTTCTGTGCAGATGTGGAaatccctcatttcttttgtgaACTTTCTCAGCTCCTCAAACTTGCCTGTTCAGACATCTCCATCAATATTATATTAATGTACTTCAGTGGTGCCATCTTGGCTGGAATTCCACTCTCAGGGATCCTTTACTCTTATATTAgaattctttcctccattctgagagtcTCATCATCAGGTGGAAGgtacaaagccttctccacctgtggctctcacctgtccgttgtttgcttgttttttggaaCAGGCCTTGGTGTGTACCTCAGCTCAGCTGTCTCATCTTCCTCCAGGAAAGGGGCAGTGGTCTCcatgatgtacactgtggtcataCCTATGCTGaatcccttcatctacagcctaaGGAACAGGGACATCAAGCACGCCCTATGGAGGATTATCACCAGAGTAGGGTAA